CCACAGGCAATACTTGTTTCCCGCTGCGGGTAATACTATGGTTTTATTTAGTGTATCATATTTGTGTATTTTTTTGTATATTTAAACTTCGTTTTTGATATGGTATCTGCTTCTGGAATTGCCATACTTATCAACATAATATTTTTTATTCAAAGAAATCTGATTGAGAAAGGCAATAAATCTGTCAATTTCGTTAAACCCGTTATAGATACCAAAACTGGCCCTTACAATTCCCGGGAATATACTTTTGGGGTCTCTCATCATATCCTCCATATCCTGTGCCGAATACCCCAGTAATCGTTCACAATAAGGATGGGCGCAGAAAAAGCCGTTCCTTACCGCTATACCTGCTTCATATGATAAAATAGCCGACATAAGTGAGTGGTGTACACCCTCCATATTAAATGGAATAACTCCAATGGATTCCTGACTTTCAGGATGACTATAAAAGGTAATTCCCGGAATACTTTTCATCTTTTCATATGCATAATATAACAGTAACCTTTCATGTTTGAATATATTGTCCATTCCTAATGAAGTCAATGTTTTGATTGATGAAATCAGTGCGGCTATTCCTAATAGATTTGGTGTACTTGCTTCATCCTTATGCGGAGGCTCCTCCCACCAAATTTTATTATGTGTAACCAGGGTGATTGCACTTCCCCCCTGACAATAAGGCAAGCCAACATCAAATGTAGATTTCGGCCCTATCAACGAGCCGCTGCCGTACGGGGCATACATTTTATGTGCTGAAAATGAGAGATAGTCGATATGAGAATCGGTACCAAAAGGTTTCATATCCACCGGCAAATGTGGCACCAACTGGGCTCCATCCACGTGTATTTCTGCCTCGTACCTGTGTGCCAGTGCAGCGATTGTATAAACATCATTTATATATCCAGTAACGTTTGACGCTCCGGTCACTGTAACAATTCGTACCTTATTTTTATATTTTCTCAGCTTATCCTCCAGATCATTCATGGACAGTCTTCCAAATTCATCTGTTTCGATATAGTCAACAGTGAATTTATCCCGCCAGGGCAGATCGTTTGCAGCATGTTCCATCCAAGTGGACAACACTACGTCCTTTCCGTTTTTCTGCTGATTGAGTATGTACGCAAGTATATTTATTGCTTCTGTAGTATTTTTTGTATACACTACCGTGTCATTATCGTGGTCAGCCTTCACAAAATCCTTTACAGTCTGGCGTCCCTCTTCATATAAATTCGTTGACATAACAGACTTATACCCTTTGCCCCTATGGACGGATGAATACCATGGTATAAAGCTATCAATTCCCTTAACTACAGACAGAAACGGAGGCGTAGTAGCTGCATTGTCAAAATTAATTGCCGTTGTAAATGAACCATTGTCCAGAGGTATTCTTGTATCCACTCCTGCTACTAGGCTACGGTATGGGTGCATATTGTTATATCGAATGTTTTGGGG
This region of Clostridium sp. BNL1100 genomic DNA includes:
- a CDS encoding aminotransferase class V-fold PLP-dependent enzyme, with translation MPQNIRYNNMHPYRSLVAGVDTRIPLDNGSFTTAINFDNAATTPPFLSVVKGIDSFIPWYSSVHRGKGYKSVMSTNLYEEGRQTVKDFVKADHDNDTVVYTKNTTEAINILAYILNQQKNGKDVVLSTWMEHAANDLPWRDKFTVDYIETDEFGRLSMNDLEDKLRKYKNKVRIVTVTGASNVTGYINDVYTIAALAHRYEAEIHVDGAQLVPHLPVDMKPFGTDSHIDYLSFSAHKMYAPYGSGSLIGPKSTFDVGLPYCQGGSAITLVTHNKIWWEEPPHKDEASTPNLLGIAALISSIKTLTSLGMDNIFKHERLLLYYAYEKMKSIPGITFYSHPESQESIGVIPFNMEGVHHSLMSAILSYEAGIAVRNGFFCAHPYCERLLGYSAQDMEDMMRDPKSIFPGIVRASFGIYNGFNEIDRFIAFLNQISLNKKYYVDKYGNSRSRYHIKNEV